TGAGGCGCGAAAGCGTGGGGAGCGAACAGGATTAGATACCCTGGTAGTCCACGCCGTAAACGATGAGTGCTAAGTGTTAGAGGGTTTCCGCCCTTTAGTGCTGCAGCAAACGCATTAAGCACTCCGCCTGGGGAGTACGGTCGCAAGACTGAAACTCAAAGGAATTGACGGGGGCCCGCACAAGCGGTGGAGCATGTGGTTTAATTCGAAGCAACGCGAAGAACCTTACCAGGTCTTGACATCCTTCGCTACTTCTAGAGATAGAAGGTTCCCCTTCGGGGGACGAAGTGACAGGTGGTGCATGGTTGTCGTCAGCTCGTGTCGTGAGATGTTGGGTTAAGTCCCGCAACGAGCGCAACCCTTGATCTTAGTTGCCAGCATTCAGTTGGGCACTCTAAGGTGACTGCCGGTGACAAACCGGAGGAAGGTGGGGATGACGTCAAATCATCATGCCCCTTATGACCTGGGCTACACACGTGCTACAATGGATGGTACAAAGGGCTGCAAGACCGCGAGGTCAAGCCAATCCCATAAAACCATTCTCAGTTCGGATTGCAGGCTGCAACTCGCCTGCATGAAGCCGGAATCGCTAGTAATCGCGGATCAGCATGCCGCGGTGAATACGTTCCCGGGCCTTGTACACACCGCCCGTCACACCACGAGAGTTTGTAACACCCGAAGTCGGTGGGGTAACCGTAAGGAGCCAGCCGCCTAAGGTGGGACAGATGATTGGGGTGAAGTCGTAACAAGGTAGCCGTATCGGAAGGTGCGGCTGGATCACCTCCTTTCTAAGGAAAATGAGGCACGCTTGGTATTTTGTTTAGTTTTGAGAGAACTTTGTTCTCTTTCAATATAGAGATGGGCCTATAGCTCAGCTGGTTAGAGCGCACGCCTGATAAGCGTGAGGTCGATGGTTCGAGTCCATTTAGGCCCACCATCTCAAAATATGATATATGGGGCCTTAGCTCAGCTGGGAGAGCGCCTGCTTTGCACGCAGGAGGTCAGCGGTTCGATCCCGCTAGGCTCCACCAAATATGTTCCTTGAAAACTAGATAACGAAAACAATTCAAGTAATTCACTGAGTTTAAACGCTTAGTTTAGTGATTCTCTTAATAATTGATTTAAACGACATCTTCGATGTCAAAGGTTAAGTTGTTAAGGGCGCACGGTGGATGCCTTGGCACTAGGAGCCGATGAAGGACGGTACTAACACCGATATGCTTCGGGGAGCTGTAAGTAAGCTTTGATCCGGAGATTTCCGAATGGGGAAACCCACTGCTCGTAATGGAGTAGTATCTTCACCTGAATTCATAGGGTGATGATGGCAGACCCGGGGAACTGAAACATCTAAGTACCCGGAGGAAGAGAAAGCAAACGCGATTTCCCAAGTAGCGGCGAGCGAAACGGAAGAAGCCCAAACCAAGAGGCTTGCCTCTTGGGGTTGTAGGACACTCTATACGGAGTTACAAAGGAACGGAGTAAATGAAGAGGTCTGGAAAGGCCCGTCAAAGAAGGTAACAACCCTGTAGTTGAAACTTCGTTCCCTCCAGAGTGGATCCTGAGTACGGCGGGACACGTGAAATCCCGTCGGAAGCAGGGAGGACCATCTCCCAAGGCTAAATACTCCCTAGTGACCGATAGTGAACCAGTACCGTGAGGGAAAGGTGAAAAGCACCCCGGAAGGGGAGTGAAAGAGATCCTGAAACCGTGTGCCTACAAGTAGTCAAAGCCCGTTAATGGGTAATGGCGTGCCTTTTGTAGAATGAACCGGCGAGTTACGATCCCGTGCAAGGTTAAGTTGATAAGACGGAGCCGCAGCGAAAGCGAGTCTGAATAGGGCGTGCATAGTACGTGGTCGTAGACCCGAAACCAGGTGATCTACCCATGTCCAGGGTGAAGTTCAGGTAACACTGAATGGAGGCCCGAACCCACGCACGTTGAAAAGTGCGGGGATGAGGTGTGGGTAGCGGAGAAATTCCAATCGAACTTGGAGATAGCTGGTTCTCTCCGAAATAGCTTTAGGGCTAGCCTTGAAATGAGAGTCTTGGAGGTAGAGCACTGATTGGACTAGGGGCCCCCATCGGGTTACCGAATTCAGTCAAACTCCGAATGCCAAAGACTTATGTTCAGGAGTCAGACTGCGAGTGATAAGATCCGTAGTCAAGAGGGAAACAGCCCAGACCACCAGCTAAGGTCCCAAAGTATACGTTAAGTGGAAAAGGATGTGGAGTTGCTTAGACAACCAGGATGTTGGCTTAGAAGCAGCCACCATTTAAAGAGTGCGTAATAGCTCACTGGTCGAGTGACTCTGCGCCGAAAATGTACCGGGGCTAAACGTATCACCGAAGCTGTGGACTGTTCTTACGAACAGTGGTAGGAGAGCGTTCTAAGGGCTGTGAAGCCAGACCGTAAGGACTGGTGGAGCGCTTAGAAGTGAGAATGCCGGTATGAGTAGCGAAAGAGGGGTGAGAATCCCCTCCACCGAATGCCTAAGGTTTCCTGAGGAAGGCTCGTCCGCTCAGGGTAAGTCGGGACCTAAGCCGAGGCCGAAAGGCGTAGGCGATGGACAACAGGTTGAAATTCCTGTACCACCTCCTCACCGTTTGAGCAATGGGGGGACGCAGAAGGATAGGGTAAGCGCGCTGTTGGATATGCGCGTCCAAGCAGTTAGGCTGACAATGAGGCAAATCCCGTTGTCGTGAAGGCTGAGCTGTGATGGCGAGGGAATTATAGTACCGAAGTTCCTGATTCCACACTGCCAAGAAAAGCCTCTAGCGAGGTGAGAGGTGCCCGTACCGCAAACCGACACAGGTAGGCGAGGAGAGAATCCTAAGGTGAGCGAGAGAACTCTCGTTAAGGAACTCGGCAAAATGACCCCGTAACTTCGGGAGAAGGGGTGCTTTTTAGGGTGAATAGCCCGGAAAAGCCGCAGTGAATAGGCCCAGGCGACTGTTTAGCAAAAACACAGGTCTCTGCGAAGCCGCAAGGCGAAGTATAGGGGCTGACGCCTGCCCGGTGCTGGAAGGTTAAGGGGAGAGGTTAGCGCAAGCGAAGCTTTGAACCGAAGCCCCAGTAAACGGCGGCCGTAACTATAACGGTCCTAAGGTAGCGAAATTCCTTGTCGGGTAAGTTCCGACCCGCACGAAAGGCGTAACGATCTGGGCACTGTCTCAACGAGAGACTCGGTGAAATTATAGTACCTGTGAAGATGCAGGTTACCCGCGACAGGACGGAAAGACCCCGTGGAGCTTTACTGTAGCCTGATATTGAATTTTGGTACAGCTTGTACAGGATAGGTAGGAGCCTGAGAAGCCGGAGCGCTAGCTTCGGTGGAGGCGTCGGTGGGATACTACCCTGGCTGTATTGAAATTCTAACCCACAGCCCTGATCGGGCTGGGAGACAGTGTCAGGTGGGCAGTTTGACTGGGGCGGTCGCCTCCTAAAATGTAACGGAGGCGCCCAAAGGTTCCCTCAGAATGGTTGGAAATCATTCGTAGAGTGTAAAGGCACAAGGGAGCTTGACTGCGAGACCTACAAGTCGAGCAGGGACGAAAGTCGGGCTTAGTGATCCGGTGGTTCCGCATGGAAGGGCCATCGCTCAACGGATAAAAGCTACCCCGGGGATAACAGGCTTATCTCCCCCAAGAGTCCACATCGACGGGGAGGTTTGGCACCTCGATGTCGGCTCATCGCATCCTGGGGCTGTAGTCGGTCCCAAGGGTTGGGCTGTTCGCCCATTAAAGCGGTACGCGAGCTGGGTTCAGAACGTCGTGAGACAGTTCGGTCCCTATCCGTCGTGGGCGTAGGAAATTTGAGAGGAGCTGTCCTTAGTACGAGAGGACCGGGATGGACGCACCGCTGGTGTACCAGTTGTCTTGCCAAAGGCATAGCTGGGTAGCTATGTGCGGAAGGGATAAGTGCTGAAAGCATCTAAGCATGAAGCCCCCCTCAAGATGAGATTTCCCATCACATTAGTGAGTAAGATCCCTGAAAGATGATCAGGTTGATAGGTCAGAGGTGGAAGCGCGGTGACGTGTGGAGCTGACTGATACTAATCGATCGAGGACTTAACCTAATAAAAGCGTAAGCTTAGTGAAGTTGAATTGTGAATCGTTATCTAGTTTTGAAGGAATATATTATTCCTGAAAACTTTATACAAAGTGAAAGGGTTTCGAGGAACGAACAGTTCAAGGAATCGATTGAGGAGACACCGGAGCGTACTTCAGTACGTGAGGATGTTGACGAATGAGATGACGCAGAAATGTGAAGTTCATCGGAAGCCGTAAACTAAATTATTTGGTGATGATGGCGAAGAGGTCACACCCGTTCCCATGCCGAACACGGAAGTTAAGCTCTTCAGCGCCGATGGTAGTTGGGGGTTTCCCCCTGTGAGAGTAGGACGTCGCCAAGTAAGATGGAGAAAAGATCAGTAGAGATGCTGGTCTTTTTTTGTATTTAGAAGAATAGATAGAGAGGTAGGAATGAGGAAAGAGATAAAAATAGGAAAGAAACAGAACTGGCAAATAAATTACAGTCATGACTATTATATCGCAGAGTAAGACTCTTCAAGATAATTACTGTTTCATTAGGAAATAAAGACATGATAACTAGTACTCGACTGGATGTATTGAACCTTAGACGTGACAAACTGCTGTTTTGACGTGATGCTCCAGAAAATTGACTTGATCAGATGTCAATTCGACGTGATGATCAGTAATTGACGTGATGATCCAAACCTTAGACGTGACAAACTAATGTTTTGACGTGATGCTCCGGAAAATTGACTTGATCCGATGTCAATTCGACGTGACGCCCAGAAATTGACGTGATGACCCGAACCTTAGACGTGACAAACTGATATTTTGACGTGACGCTCAGTAAAATTGACTTGATCCGATGTCAATTCGACGTGACGTCCAGAAATTGACGTGATGACCATCTCTGTAAATAAAAGATTATAACAGGTACCTCTAATCTAGAGGTACCTACCTAACTTCACGCATCAACTCACTTCTTTACAAACGCTACTTTCTATAACCGCCCTTCCAAGAACTCCAAAATAAAAAAAGGAATTTTCCTTTTAGCGATTTCCATATATCTTAGTATGAATGGATAGTCATCATTAGTGGCACCTAGTAGTAGTTCATACCACCATTCAGTTTCGTATCTAGAGATCATACTTAGATTATAAAGCAGTAAATAATGAACAAGTATCTCTGGTAAATTTGATAACGATTCACGGGTATTTGGCAAGTAGTACGCTTTCTCTTCAATGTGATATAAAAATGGTGACAATTGGATTGATGAATTTGCTTGGTTACTTTTAAGATATAGATTATTTTCTTCTTCTCTCACAATATTATATTGATATCGTTCTTTTATAAATTCTCCAAGACGATTTACCGACATATGAAAGGATTGGGCAATGTCTTCAGTAAGAGCTAGATGACCTAATTTATCACTTGATATCTTAATAAGGGGATTGTCTGATAGATGAAAGATAAAAACATCTTTCATTTCTGCAATTTGTTTTAGTAATTGTTCCATTGAGTATTTTTCTGCTTCAAGATGATCGATATGAAAAAGATGTTTGGCAACATGACTGAATAACCCGTTTCTTTGAATTTTAATTTCATCTTTTAAAAATTGGTATTGTTGCTTTTTTCGTTTTCTACTTGATACACCATGAGCTAGAACAGATGATGTGGAGGGGTATTCAGGGTCCACAATTAATAAACAAGCTTTGATCAGTTGTGATATACCGTAAAAGAGCAAGATTGGCTGAATGGCATGTGGTGATTGATCTGCTTGCTTA
This genomic stretch from Metabacillus sp. B2-18 harbors:
- a CDS encoding YaaC family protein, yielding MSALTWERLLSYHSTQTIQKKLERSYQLSSYDNASGLSYDNCYRFIYFLKHGENFFKQADQSPHAIQPILLFYGISQLIKACLLIVDPEYPSTSSVLAHGVSSRKRKKQQYQFLKDEIKIQRNGLFSHVAKHLFHIDHLEAEKYSMEQLLKQIAEMKDVFIFHLSDNPLIKISSDKLGHLALTEDIAQSFHMSVNRLGEFIKERYQYNIVREEENNLYLKSNQANSSIQLSPFLYHIEEKAYYLPNTRESLSNLPEILVHYLLLYNLSMISRYETEWWYELLLGATNDDYPFILRYMEIAKRKIPFFILEFLEGRL